From the Daucus carota subsp. sativus chromosome 8, DH1 v3.0, whole genome shotgun sequence genome, one window contains:
- the LOC108198639 gene encoding UDP-glucuronic acid decarboxylase 6, with translation MSKEVANGSTKPPPTPSPLRTAKFFQANMRILVTGGAGFIGSHLVDRLMQNEKNEVIVVDNYFTGSKDNLRQWIGHPRFELIRHDVTETLLVEVDQIYHLACPASPIFYKYNPVKTIKTNVIGTLNMLGLAKRVGARILLTSTSEVYGDPLVHPQDESYWGNVNPIGVRSCYDEGKRVAETLMFDYHRQHGIEIRIARIFNTYGPRMNIDDGRVVSNFIAQAIRNEPLTVQLPGTQTRSFCYVSDMVDGLIKLMEGNNTGPINIGNPGEFTMMELAENVKELINPEVQIITVENTPDDPRQRKPDITKAKEVLGWEPKVKLRDGLPLMESDFRERLGIQRKV, from the exons ATGTCGAAAGAAGTTGCTAATGGATCCACGAAACCCCCTCCAACACCTTCTCCATTGCGCACTGCCAAATTTTTTCAG GCCAACATGAGAATCTTAGTTACTGGAGGAGCTGGATTTATTGGCTCTCATCTAGTTGACAGACTGATGCAAAATGAGAAGAATGAG GTGATCGTGGTTGATAACTACTTTACTGGCTCAAAGGACAACCTAAGACAGTGGATTGGTCATCCAAGATTTGAGCTTATTCGACATG ATGTAACAGAAACATTGTTGGTTGAAGTTGATCAAATATATCATCTTGCCTGTCCTGCTTCACCAATTTTCTACAAATATAATCCTGTTAAG ACAATCAAGACCAATGTCATTGGGACACTAAACATGTTAGGACTTGCCAAGAGAGTGGGAGCAAG GATTTTATTGACATCAACTTCAGAGGTTTATGGAGATCCCCTTGTACATCCTCAGGATGAGAGTTATTGGGGAAATGTCAACCCCATAG GAGTCCGGAGTTGTTATGATGAGGGAAAAAGAGTAGCAGAGACATTGATGTTTGATTATCATAGGCAGCATGGAATTG AAATACGGATAGCCAGGATTTTCAACACTTATGGCCCTCGGATGAATATTGATGATGGCCGTGTTGTCAGTAATTTCATTGCTCAAGCGATTCG TAACGAGCCTTTGACTGTTCAGTTGCCTGGAACCCAGACTCGCAGTTTCTGTTATGTTTCTGACATG GTTGATGGCCTTATTAAACTTATGGAAGGAAATAATACTGGACCAATTAATATTGGGAACCCAG GTGAATTCACAATGATGGAGCTTGCTGAAAATGTAAAGGAG CTTATTAATCCAGAAGTCCAAATCATAACTGTGGAGAACACGCCTGATGATCCTCGCCAGAGAAAGCCAGACATAACAAAGGCAAAGGAAGTGTTAGGTTGGGAACCAAAGGTAAAGTTGCGTGATGGCCTTCCTCTCATGGAAAGTGACTTCCGCGAGAGGCTTGGAATCCAAAGGAAAGTGTGA
- the LOC108197420 gene encoding dolichyl-diphosphooligosaccharide--protein glycosyltransferase subunit 4A has protein sequence MIDDQDLGFIANFLGIFIFGLVIAYHYVTADPKYEAN, from the coding sequence ATGATAGACGATCAAGACTTGGGTTTCATAGCCAACTTTCTTGGAATCTTTATATTTGGTTTGGTAATTGCTTACCATTATGTGACAGCTGACCCGAAGTATGAGGCCAACTAG
- the LOC108197377 gene encoding phosphatidylinositol/phosphatidylcholine transfer protein SFH12, which translates to MGNSVSVSGSSENLETRDVNTRMAHQVGLVGSVPEAYSKKSLQCVSFIKKGVAHPVVGIIGVFLLKTAALEVVRRISNAKFPIVWEGLQALQLLCYPPFRWIERWTPFKGLVKNMQGLSKPMLALSIATIFSDESSCDNSYASPDGYETQSGSPSQLSSPDVRSTNEAPRVLVSRKWLQDLHEKLNEEGLTLPERLDEDELCRFYAASNGDFSRFVTAVKKTIQWRQTYTMLSPDELKDWDCFVFWHGYDVKRRPCLIIRLGLACSNLSSSNKPVFAKAVVSQIEHGVLNLVDRRHPQITVLMDCKGLSPFGFPMQILRSCATLLQDHYPTRLACLAIIRLPAVARMIIQTLFQVLKPATRQKVRIIGDNYQEVVTEFLQTLPLFLGGTCSCVNCLGSSNVTSTNEEIIQTSPIAELETEINEENAETELGDSTDEIITTTEIGDETYEEITGASSSTNHHNHVNVGPSHYSDLRTNMSREEVVRTTIIGMVVLWMFIAYLWAAKHATQPAP; encoded by the exons ATGGGGAACTCTGTATCGGTATCTGGTTCAAGTGAGAACTTAGAGACGAGGGATGTTAATACTAGAATGGCACACCAAGTAGGTTTGGTTGGTTCAGTTCCAGAGGCGTACTCTAAGAAGAGTTTGCAATGtgtttcttttataaaaaaggGAGTAGCACATCCGGTTGTGGGTATCATAGGTGTGTTTCTTCTTAAAACTGCAGCGCTAGAAGTTGTGCGGAGGATCTCAAATGCGAAGTTCCCAATTGTCTGGGAAGGGCTCCAGGCTCTCCAGCTTCTGTGCTATCCACCGTTCAGGTGGATTGAGAGATGGACTCCTTTCAAGGGCTTGGTTAAGAATATGCAG GGGTTGTCGAAGCCAATGTTAGCTCTGTCAATCGCAACAATTTTCTCTGATGAATCTTCATGTGACAATTCCTATGCCTCTCCAGATGGTTACGAAACACAGTCGGGGTCACCTTCTCAATTATCTAGTCCAGACGTAAG GTCCACCAATGAAGCTCCGAGAGTTCTTGTTTCCAGGAAGTGGTTGCAAGACTTGCATGAGAAGTTAAATGAGGAGGGTTTGACTTTACCTGAAAG GCTTGACGAGGATGAGCTTTGTAGATTTTATGCTGCTTCGAATGGTGACTTCTCAAGGTTTGTTACAGCAGTGAAGAAGACGATACAATGGAGACAAACTTACACTATGTTATCCCCAGATGAACTTAAGGACTGGGATTGCTTTGTATTCTGGCATGGCTATGATGTTAAGAGAAGACCCTGTCTCATTATCCGTCTTGGGCTCGCTTGCTCCAACCTGAGTTCTAGCAATAAGCCCGTATTTGCTAAAGCAGTTG TTTCCCAGATAGAACACGGAGTTTTGAACCTCGTTGACAGGAGGCATCCTCAAATTACGGTTTTGATGGATTGCAAGGGATTATCACCATTTGGTTTTCCGATGCAAATATTGCGATCGTGTGCTACACTGCTGCAAGATCACTATCCAACACGTCTTGCTTGCTTGGCTATCATACGGCTTCCTGCGGTTGCACGTATGATAATTCAAACTCTATTTCAG GTTCTCAAACCTGCCACTAGACAGAAAGTAAGGATCATAGGAGATAACTACCAAGAGGTCGTCACTGAATTCCTACAGACACTACCTCTTTTCCTAGGTGGTACGTGCTCGTGCGTTAACTGTTTAGGCAGTAGCAATGTAACAAGTACAAATGAAGAAATCATACAGACAAGCCCAATAGCAGAGCTTGAAACTGAAATTAATGAAGAAAACGCCGAGACAGAGCTTGGAGATAGTACTGATGAAATAATCACGACGACAGAGATTGGAGATGAAACTTATGAAGAAATCACCGGGGCGAGCTCAAGCACAAATCACCATAATCATGTGAATGTTGGTCCATCCCACTACTCAGATCTTCGTACTAACATGAGCAGGGAAGAAGTGGTCAGAACCACTATAATTGGTATGGTTGTGTTGTGGATGTTTATTGCCTACTTATGGGCAGCCAAACATGCAACTCAACCAGCACCGTGA